TTCTAAAATTACAgctatatctatctatctatattctcGATAagtaatctattaaaaagataCGATTGCAATTATCCGATTTTAATAAGCTACTTTTGTTTAATCCTAAGTATCTCGAGTATCTATGTGACCGGCgagtatatattaagatttacTATTATCTTTAAGACCTGACCCAGTATCTATAAATACTTCCTACCTTTAGTGTGGTTGCAGTTGTAGTTCTCGTTTCTCATCGCTGCTTACTTTCCCCCTGCTTAACGCCTTTCTGGATTGGTAGTTGGTATTCGGTACCGGGTAAATCCCATCCCCCCCACCAGGACAacgagaaaggaaaagaaaagattggATGGGAGTGTAGACCCTTTTAGCCCCGGGGGTTTATATCCTACTTCCTGTAGACTCTACTGTTCTTCTTACTTCTAATCTGGTTAATGTGGTTCTCCAGCTGGCCCCTAAAGACAAGCAGGTGGATGCCAAAGGCTCGTAAGCATGACACAGCAAGGCAATAATTGCGCTGCTATCAAGATACTGGCAGAGGGTTACAATAAAAGACTGAATATCTCTGTAACCTTACTTCCCTTGGCTTCAAAAACCATCGCGAATACTAGGGTCATTAAGCGGGTCTTAATGGTTCTTGAAGGGTAGCAACGTATTCTCTTTGCAAGAAAGCTACCACAGAACACCTAGATCCCCATTCCCTAATACTATTTACAGTCgagaattatatttatattagttgCATTTGGTGCAAATTTGGATGGATTAGATGGTAGATTTCCTCGATGCAAGGCAGTAGAACAGAATGAGAGTTGGGAAGTAAAGGTTGAGTGTAGTTAAATATATCATGATCCTCGTCCTCCAACCTTGGGGCAGTCTCCTCTGCTGAACCTCCGTTCGCTATCCAAGCGCCAGGCCTCCTCTTTCTGTCGCTTCCCCATTCAACGCTATCCACGCTGCGACGTCTCGCCCTCCTACCGCTGGAGCCCGCTTTCAGCTCATACGCCTCACCAGTCGGCTGCCTCCCACACCATGAAGAAAAAACATTTGTAGTCTAATCTAGTGCTTATCGAACCCGCTTTCTTCTGCCACCTTCAGAGCGATGTCAACGGCCTGACTAATCGGCATGTTAAGCGGTTGCCCGTGCCCGGGAATAATTATGTCGGCATCGACTGATTTGAGCACCTTGAGAGCCGAGAGTGCTTCGGGAATCGAGTGGTTAAAGAACCAAGGACATGGCTGTGGGCCCTCGATCGTCGAGCATGCATGACCGGTGACCAGGCAGTCGCCAGTAATCACAGTGCGCGCTGCCGGTACGTAGAAGGCGCTGTGCCCAGAAGTATGACCATGCGTGGCGATCGCAACCGGTCGACCCGGGACATCCAGTTGCCCTGAGGCAACAGGCTGTACgtcggtgatggtgatgtctGTATCGGCACCCACTTTAAGCACCCGCTCCCACCAGTCGAGGGTCTGTGGCATTGGGCCTTTCATAATGTCGGCCTCGGCCGCTTGCTCAAGGTAGTAGCGGGCGGCATGACGGATCTCAATCGGGTCGGAGTAGATGGGCACATTCAACCGGTCATGAAATGACTGCACCGCGCCAAGGTGGTCGATATGGGCGTGGGTCAATAGAATCGCGCGCACGTCCTCTGGTCGGTTACCAATCGACCTGATCACGTTCTCTATCGTAGAGACATCGCCGGGCCATCCGCCATCAATGAGGGTCAAGTCGGACCCCTCGCGGAGCACGGTGACATTGACGTCCGTGACGCTAATGCAGAAGACGTTGGGAGCTACTTCGGTCATTTCGTACTTCCTTCTTGACAGCAAGGATAAAGCTGGTCCAAATTTGTGTCTTAATGTCCGCAATATGCTTGTTCCCTTAACGGAGATTGGTGGGGGAAGAAGCCATTTGTCGTGACGTAATGTTTAATAGTTAACTAGTTATCCATATGGCGGTAGTTAATCTACACGTCATATAAAATCATATAATCTGAATACAAGAAGAATGGCCAACAAAAGGTTTGGAAGGcttaataaatctttttaaaggCATTTAATTGCAACAGGTTAACCTCCCTGTATTAGAACTACACATGCCGTATTGTCAACAGCAATATTTGCATACGTTTCGACATTAAATCGTAGCATCTCCCTACTTTTCCAGTTTCATTGCCATGGTTATTAAGACGCTAGAGCTATTTAAAAGATACCCTTGAGAAGTGGATATCAGGATTTTGCCGGCTCCATTTTCCAATGTTGGCAACTTGATTCATCACCATCATATTGTCCTTCCAGTTTGTGTTGACACCTTCAGTTAGCTTCCTCCTATAAAGCTGTCTGCCATTGTCACCGGCCCAACATGCGAGCTGCGCGTTGTAGTCTAAGTGTTCTCCCAGCTGGTGGCGTTCTTATCCAGGTCTATGTTAAGTGTTTCGAGGAAGCGGGCTGTCATCATATAGTGTCCGACCAGCAAAGTCACTGTAGCCAGGCCCTGCTCTCCCAGATTGGCCAGGGCCAAGTCGAAAGTGTCCGTAGCTTTTGGCTTCGCGACGACTTCGTCCACGAACTGCAGCATTGCCGCTTCCTGGTCGGTCAGTTTGCCATATTCTCCCGATTTAACGGCGATAACCTCCTTGTCGCCGACATGTACTAATTTTGCTATACCGATGTGCTGCATCCACTCGTAGGGACTATGGGTAAGTACGCCGACCCGCAGAATAGCCATTTCACGAAGCTTTGGCGGCAGCGGCGATCCTGATAAAGCCTTGCCCAAGTCCAAGTAACCATTGGCGATCTCCGGCGTTGTGCGCAGCAAACCGCGAACGAGGTTGGATGGGAACCGTTTGTATATATGCTCCTCAGTCTCAGTGCTAGTAGCTATGTCGGTGAGAGGGATCCGAGCCATCACATCGCACTTCCAATGCTATTTGTTGCAAAAAGATGAGATAAGGGCGGGTGATCAAGAAGGACGATGCTTGAGGAGAACCACTGTGAAAAACCCGAGGAAATTTATATATGTATAGGAAGGAGGAGGGCAAGAATGTATTAGAGAGACGTCTCGTAATATTTTCTACGGGCGAGTCGATTGGGGTGAGTTAGGCTCGTCTTTTAAGAACTATGTATCTGGATCATGACGTCACACAGGCTTATAGGCGATGGAAATTAACTCAATTAACTAGTATAGACTATATGATAAGCTAGCTTCAAACTTCCTTATCTGAAAGGCCCATTCGATCACTGATCGAGCCAATCGAAACCAGCCACCTTCCACAATCAAGCATGCATCTAGGGGGACTTCGCCCCCTTTGACTAATTGGTTAAGGAAAAATGGTTCTCCTGGGGAGATCCAATGCTACTGCACACGCATCTGATTGGTGCGAGGTGACATCCTGTTATCCTTGCAGGATAGACCACTAGAAGGCTCTTCAGTTTTTGGAGTAGCCAAGTTGGAGAAGTAAAATGTGATTTTGCATACGagttttaaattaactaaacCAACCAATTTTATCGACTGTCGATCGCTTGGCAAAATTCTATCGATGTGGCTTCACTGTGGAAGACCACCACTACCCACCACGGAATGATCGCGGAAGAATGCCTTATGACTGTAAAGGCAATAGTGGAAATCTATTGTCACATTGGACGCTACGCAGCTGACTGTGCTGCTTGGTGGCTTACCGCTTTACCTTTATCGCTACAATGTTATGATCAACTAATAAGTCATGCGCAATGATGGATAGACCAGCTTGATCAGACACCCAGAATGGTTGGTATTTCGACCTAGTATGCCCATCCACACGAACGCTGTCATAACTATCCACCTTCATAGGAAATCGATCTCTGTTGGCAGGTATCGCTTCTGCGAAGGAGACTTGTTCTCATGAAAGTGAGAGAGTATTTGCTGTGTGGTCCTCTCCTTTGCGAGGAGACACGGCCGGAATTGAGAGGATGGTGGCGGTCACTGTTGATTAGCCATTGTCAGCCTGTTCGCGCAGGTGGCTCAGGTTGCGAGTGTCCTCGTTCTCATCAGTGCATTTGGGGGCCTGCAATGCGGTAAATCCTTCCTGGACGTGAGCAGGGTAGTTGAATGTTTTGCAGTACTAGCTGTTGAAGTTATGTCAGATATTCGGTCAGTCCCGAATATATGGTAGAATACGATATATACTACG
This DNA window, taken from Aspergillus flavus chromosome 5, complete sequence, encodes the following:
- a CDS encoding AhpD-like protein (alkylhydroperoxidase like protein), with product MARIPLTDIATSTETEEHIYKRFPSNLVRGLLRTTPEIANGYLDLGKALSGSPLPPKLREMAILRVGVLTHSPYEWMQHIGIAKLVHVGDKEVIAVKSGEYGKLTDQEAAMLQFVDEVVAKPKATDTFDLALANLGEQGLATVTLLVGHYMMTARFLETLNIDLDKNATSWENT
- a CDS encoding beta-lactamase-like protein, yielding MTEVAPNVFCISVTDVNVTVLREGSDLTLIDGGWPGDVSTIENVIRSIGNRPEDVRAILLTHAHIDHLGAVQSFHDRLNVPIYSDPIEIRHAARYYLEQAAEADIMKGPMPQTLDWWERVLKVGADTDITITDVQPVASGQLDVPGRPVAIATHGHTSGHSAFYVPAARTVITGDCLVTGHACSTIEGPQPCPWFFNHSIPEALSALKVLKSVDADIIIPGHGQPLNMPISQAVDIALKVAEESGFDKH